In one window of Pseudodesulfovibrio sediminis DNA:
- a CDS encoding iron chelate uptake ABC transporter family permease subunit, whose amino-acid sequence MRCITGGEGRDEEARALGVEAGRLRLGVVVAVTVITASAVSINGIIGWVGLVVPHLARMVVGPDYTPFRGEF is encoded by the coding sequence ATGCGTTGCATTACCGGCGGAGAGGGGCGCGATGAAGAGGCCCGGGCATTGGGCGTGGAGGCTGGCAGATTACGTCTAGGCGTGGTGGTGGCCGTGACTGTCATCACTGCCAGTGCTGTCTCTATCAATGGCATCATAGGCTGGGTCGGACTGGTTGTGCCACACCTTGCGCGGATGGTGGTTGGCCCTGACTACACGCCTTTTCGGGGTGAATTTTGA
- the ychF gene encoding redox-regulated ATPase YchF → MSLSIGIVGLPNVGKSTLFNALTKAQNAESANYAFCTIEPNKAVVPVPDSRLEVLSDLVKPQRVQSSTVDFVDIAGLVAGASKGEGLGNKFLGNIRETQAILHVVRCFDDDDVIHVSNSVDPIRDIEVIETELILADVQVLDNRLERMEKQLKGDKTLAPKIEVAKQLIAHMNEGQPASTFPGEHKALGDLLAELHLITAKNVIYCANVDEDGVAEDNEYVASVKALAAERGAEFVKISAKMEEELVGLDEEEQKEFLESYGIEESGLHQIIRTGFHSLGLISYFTAGVKEVRAWTIHDGDKAPQAAGVIHTDFERGFIRAEVISYDNYVKFGSESKCRSEGVLKVEGKDYVMKDGDVVHFLFNV, encoded by the coding sequence ATGTCACTCAGTATAGGTATCGTCGGCCTGCCCAATGTCGGCAAATCCACTTTGTTCAATGCACTCACCAAGGCGCAAAACGCCGAGAGTGCCAACTATGCATTCTGTACCATTGAGCCGAACAAGGCTGTGGTGCCGGTGCCGGACAGCCGCCTTGAAGTGTTGTCCGATCTGGTCAAACCCCAACGGGTGCAGAGTTCCACGGTCGATTTCGTGGATATCGCCGGTCTGGTGGCCGGTGCCAGCAAGGGCGAAGGACTTGGCAATAAATTTCTGGGCAATATCCGTGAGACACAGGCTATTCTGCACGTGGTCCGTTGCTTTGATGATGACGACGTCATCCACGTGTCCAACTCGGTGGACCCGATCCGCGACATCGAGGTGATCGAAACCGAACTGATCCTCGCTGATGTTCAGGTTCTGGACAATCGTTTGGAGCGCATGGAAAAGCAACTCAAGGGCGACAAGACCCTGGCTCCGAAGATCGAGGTGGCCAAGCAACTCATCGCCCACATGAACGAAGGGCAGCCTGCCAGCACGTTCCCCGGTGAGCACAAGGCGCTTGGTGACCTGCTTGCCGAGCTGCATCTGATCACGGCCAAGAACGTCATCTATTGCGCCAATGTCGATGAAGACGGTGTGGCCGAAGACAACGAGTATGTGGCGTCAGTCAAGGCGCTGGCCGCTGAACGTGGCGCCGAGTTCGTCAAGATTTCCGCCAAGATGGAAGAAGAACTGGTCGGTCTCGACGAGGAAGAGCAAAAGGAATTTCTCGAATCCTACGGCATTGAGGAATCCGGCCTGCATCAGATCATCCGTACCGGCTTCCACTCGCTGGGCCTGATCAGCTATTTCACTGCCGGTGTGAAGGAAGTCCGCGCCTGGACCATCCACGACGGCGACAAGGCCCCGCAGGCAGCCGGTGTCATTCACACCGATTTCGAGCGCGGTTTCATTCGCGCCGAGGTCATCAGCTACGATAATTACGTGAAGTTCGGCTCAGAATCCAAATGCCGTTCCGAGGGCGTCCTCAAAGTCGAAGGCAAGGACTACGTCATGAAGGATGGCGATGTAGTCCACTTCCTGTTTAATGTTTAG